DNA sequence from the Methanolobus psychrophilus R15 genome:
GTGTGTCGAATCAGGCGGACCTGAACCAGGTGTCGGTTGTGCGGGAAGAGGTATTATCACATCAATTAACCTGCTGGAAAACCTTGGTGCATACGACGAGGATCTGGATTACGTATTCTACGACGTGCTCGGTGATGTGGTATGCGGAGGTTTCGCAATGCCAATTCGTGAAGGAAAGGCTAAGGAGATATACATAGTTGCAAGTGGGGAACTCATGGCCATCTATGCAGCTAACAACATCTGCAAGGGCATCCAGAAGTATGCAAAGGGAGGTGCACGCCTTGGCGGCATCATCTGTAACAGCAGGAATGTAGATGGAGAACGCGAACTCCTCCAGGCATTTGCTGAAAGGCTGGGAAGCAAGCTCATTCACTTCGTACCAAGAGACAATATTGTC
Encoded proteins:
- the nifH gene encoding nitrogenase reductase; translated protein: MGKKILLVGCDPKADSTRMLLGGLNQRTVLDTLRAEGDESVELDKLLQPGFGGIKCVESGGPEPGVGCAGRGIITSINLLENLGAYDEDLDYVFYDVLGDVVCGGFAMPIREGKAKEIYIVASGELMAIYAANNICKGIQKYAKGGARLGGIICNSRNVDGERELLQAFAERLGSKLIHFVPRDNIVQRAEINRKVVIEYDPACNQANEYLTLANNIETNELFVVPKPLEMDDLEAMMVEFGIVEL